Sequence from the Candidatus Tanganyikabacteria bacterium genome:
GGTTGGGGCCGCCGCCCGCCGAGCGTTGCGTGACGACGACGCCCGACCGGGCGCCCACGCGGCCGCTGACGGTCGCGAAGAGACCCTTGGCGTTGAGGTCGGCCACCAGGCTGCTCGCCTGCTCCTGGGCCCCGAAGGTGCCGAGGTGCAGGACGTACTGGCCGCCCGACAGCGGCACCACGCGGGGGCTCCAGCCGGCCAGACGGAACTGGTTGGCGAGCTGGTTGGCCTTCTGGCGCGTGTCCACGACGTTGGAGCGGACGTGGAACTGGCCGGCGTGAACCATGGTCGTGCCGCCGCGGCCGCCGCCGGTGCCGTAGGCCGGGAAGCCCTGGCCCTTGAGCGAAGCGATGAGCCGCTCGGCGTTGGAGGGATGCGAGAACGCGCCCACCTGCACGGTGTAGCCGCCGCCATGGCCGCCTTCCCACGCCCAGTTCTGGGCGGTGCGCCAGCGGCGCACTTGGCCTTCGCGGGCACGACGGCGCTGCGCCTGCTTGCGCTTGGACGCGACCCGCTTGACGGCTGGTTCGGCAGGCTCCACGACAGGTTCGGGATCGGCCGGGACGGCCGCGACCGGTGCTGGAGCGGCCGGCTTG
This genomic interval carries:
- a CDS encoding SPOR domain-containing protein gives rise to the protein KPAAPAPVAAVPADPEPVVEPAEPAVKRVASKRKQAQRRRAREGQVRRWRTAQNWAWEGGHGGGYTVQVGAFSHPSNAERLIASLKGQGFPAYGTGGGRGGTTMVHAGQFHVRSNVVDTRQKANQLANQFRLAGWSPRVVPLSGGQYVLHLGTFGAQEQASSLVADLNAKGLFATVSGRVGARSGVVVTQRSAGGGPNRVWVGRFGSRSEAEAMASRLRSEVGAAIVVRR